In Toxoplasma gondii ME49 chromosome II, whole genome shotgun sequence, the genomic stretch AGCAAAACTCTACCAAGACGAAGTGCAAGGCCAgacttctgtctgtctacaAGTTTCCAAATGAAGGGTGAGAAGCGCGAAAAGGGAAAggaacgaagcagaaaaggacggaagagaaaatgACTACGAAGACGGGAGAACGcgacaaaaaacgcagacacacgACAAGCATCAGACAGCCAAGACGCTGCGCCTTATCGCGCAAGCATCTTGGAGGAAAAACGCCTTTTGAAGAAGTCCGCGGCTCTGGTACGTTGTCTTTTGGTAATGAAGGCCGTTCTGTCTGCCGTattccttttctgccttcgttggttccgcgttctcctttttcttctcccttcccctccGGCCTCTTGCTTCCCTTCGTTCATGTCTCCGGGTTTACCGTTCACTTTCAATCTCCGTCTCGAGGTCCTCCTctgaggagcagaaggagaagaagcaggagtgCTCGACTCCAGGCCTGTACGCACAGTCGCGCAGCGCAGCGTCTCGCGTCACAGCCCACAGCTGTTTTCTGTAAAGACATTCACGAAGGCGATTCTCCACTGACTGGATCGAAAAACATCACCTCATTCAAACATCTCGATACATGCctatttatgtatatgcatgtcttcacgcatgcgtcgacttCTGGATTCAGTTACATATATTcgtatttatgtatatatacatatatatatttttttAAAATGCATTCATATGTTTGCCTCTGCTTATATGGCGCAGACGGAGGTCGTTCTGGACGGCTTAGATGTTCCACGCAGAGATCCCCTGGAGGCGCTGAACGTCTTTGAACGGAgtcgctttcttcgagaagacacaggtggcgacgtttctcgtttttcttgatTTGTCTCGATTTGGCTCGGTGTTTTTGTACACGCTGGGCGCATCTCTGCCCTCGCGAGGAGGACCGAATCGCGTTACGCACGAGCGCCAACTGCAACGTGACGTttccacgcatgcacacccTCGGATAACGTGAGTGCTGGCggaaagcaaagacagaaaagaaaccgGCATGCGGACAAGGCCGAGACGCACCGCAGGGCTTCCCAGAGGAACTCGCCAGCCTTCGCGCTGTTGTAGAAGATGATTTTCTTGATCAAAAGAGGAGCGAAGGCGCGGACGACGTCTCGGAGACTCGAGAGCAGGAAATGCGACGCACTGGAGGCAAGCTCGAACTCAGTTAACCCAGAGAAATCCAAAACCAGAGCAGCTGCACAAGAACAGAGCAGGtacggcgagagagagagaaagagacgcacgAGAAACCGTGAAGAATGCGAGTCGAAAAAAGAAGATCAAGgaagcacagagaggaagatgaacgCGAAGTTAGAAAGgtaggagaggaaaaaaggaagagatggGCCGACGGGGATCGCAAAGAGCCTTGAAAGGCCCAACCCAACAGACGAACgtagaaaaacagaaacgttTAAAGCGGTCTCGGTGTGTAACCATGCTCACACGACGCATCACAGAAGACCTGAGAAttcagagaaggaagacgagtgCGAGAAAGACGTTTCTGGATCTCGAatctcgtccttcctcgcttcaGAACAAAGTCACTACCCAGACGAATCCTGACTGCGAGAGCTACCAGGAACgcagcgtttctctcttctgttcttcgtctctcgtctcccgcgAACGCTCCGTCTGCTTGAGTGCGATGGATCATTCGCACCCTCCGTTTCACGAAACATGGAAGAGTCAGCAGAGAGCAAAGCcagcaggcagagaaaacagagagacacttTGAAGTGACAttcttgttttctgtctcgagtTCCAGGTTCGCCTCCCACACACGAAGAAGCGATGCAGAACGCGCGTCCATAAACTCTCCTAGAGACACTGCAGCGTTGATCCGAGACATTCCGAAAGAGTCTCTTCACATCACCTCTGACGTTTGTCTTGCTGTTTCTCGAGTTCAGGCGGCTGCGTCTGAAGGTGGAAACCAAACCGCGGCCGCGCAGAGACTGGGGGAGCCTTCGTAGGTTCTTTCGATCGCAAAGCGAAGCTGCTAAAAGCGCGATTCATCCCCTTTCGCTCTTGTCAGATGACGCACCTGTGGAGACCCTCACTCTGCGTCGCAGCGAGTACTCGACGAACTTTGTCCAGAGATTCTGGAAGACTTCCGTGAGGATCACCGCCACTTCGGCAGGAGTGAGGAAGTCCGCCACGATCGACGGCTTCAGAGCCGCGAGCTgagaacagcagagacaagGTGCATGCACGTCGTTTCCCCCGGCGCGCGGCGGTGCGCGTTGTATGGAGAGCAAGAATCGACAGTGAGATGTGGACCTCCTgacgaacagaaagaagtACTGCCGGCGCCAGGCGCCCTTGCTTCGCTGCTCGGTTGGCACGAAGAGTTCGAGGCTCCTCCTCACGAGCAGGCTGTCGATCGGACGGACTGCCTCACTCACGCCATTCGTCACCCTTTCGCAACTTCCCTTCGCTTCGCGCCTGAACAACGAATGCTAGTCTGCGGTGTTGCAAGACGGTTCACTGGAAACGGGAGGGAGAACAAAGTCGAGAGACTCCAGAGAACTCGTACAGACTTCGCGAGCGACCATCACACTTCAGAATGAATCAACACAGCTCTCggcgtttcgtctcgcttTGCTAGATGCACTTTGAAGGAAGAAATCGTGGaatctccttcttctctttctgaagatcaaatggaagaagaggcgactgTGGGTTCTGTTCGTCATTCCGAGCAAATTATATACAGAAAGACGTTAGCTGTTTACGACCaactcgtttttcctgtccAAGAGTCACAGCTGGAAGTGATGCTGCTCCGGTTCTCTCGTGTGGTTGACATGTCGTTtgctctcgctgtttcttcgcagTCGAGCGTCTCCACGACAGACGCGTATCTGTGGCACACTGCCCTTTTCCTTTGCATGCGGCAGCGACGGAACGCAGGCGCAGCCCTCCgagcgtctctttctcccgcaAACCTCCAAACCTCCAGAGTTTCTCGACACCGTCTGCGACATCTCTGCCCCGCGCCGGTGAGACCCGGGCCTCACCTGTATGTACACCACAGGCTGCTTCTTGCCTTTGGTGCTGTAGGCcgccgcgagagacagcgtgCGGCGGATCTCTCGGACGAGGCCCTCCCGCCTCTCCCatgcttcgtctctgtcgagagTTGGAGCTCTTTTTCGACCTTCGCTCTGTTGGAGACGAGCGCTTGGGCGCCGGAGACGACCTTGCCTGACGAGGTTCCTCGCAGCAGCTTCCAGGTTTTTCTTcagcgaggcgagaaaggccAGGCAGTGACGACTGGCCGTGGCGTTCCGGTCGGAGGCCAGAAACAGGCGCCCTTTgcggagaacgaggaggcggcgaatCTCCTCGAGCACTCTCCACGCCTCTCCACTGCAGAAGCTACTCACCCGAAGCAGTTCGCGAACGTCTGCATGGTCGTACGCTGCAGCAAAAAAGGGCAAACAAGTCGGATGCGCGCCGAGGAGCTGTCTGGAGGGTGCAGGTCCATCGAACGCAAAAGGCGCAGGCTCTCGGGAGACTGAACTCATCACAGTCGACAGACACTCCCAGGCATCGTGTCCTGCGCGCGTTCAAGGACAAGGCGAGGCGGTCcaccgagaaaaagaggaacgaaaCGTAAAACGAGTCGCAGGTTCTGCCGGAGATCCAAAGacgaacagaagaggaacagcTGTGTTTGTGACTGCGTTTCCAAGCGTCGACATAGGAAGAAAGGTAAAACAACGACGggtcgttttcttcggtttTCGAGAGTAAAAGCTTTTTCCAATGGGCTTgcgagtcttcttcctcacaaACTGGGCCTTCCTtagtctcccttttctttctaCATTTTCCTCgttgcgtctgcttcttgtcCTTGAGTGCGTTCCGCGATTCTTCGACGTGACGTTTCTTCGTGTACATGTCCTCTAGCTGCTTCTCCTAGGTGTGTggtgttcctctctcgttttcttaTCTTGTGCTCCCTCCAGAGTTCGTTTTCTGCCCAAAAAGTTCGTCTTGGTGCTCCTCGGaattccttctcttctccccggcTCCCCGCgacctttcttttctttgctgTGTATCCCGCGTTCGTGTCTAGGTTTCTGCCTCCCGTTGGTGCTccctttctgcgtctgtgtggTGCTCAAGGTGACCCCCTATCCGCTTGTCGCTTTTTTCCCTTGTTCTTCGCTCGTTTTCGATTTCTCCAGAGGCTTTTTTCTCACGAATGAGGAGGCGTCCGCTGATCGATCCGGGGACTCGGTCGGCGGGGGAGTttcggagaaggcggagggcAGCGAGTCTCCGAAGTCTGACGCTCGGATCTTCTTCCATCGAGACAGAGTTGACGAGGAGCTCCCCCTCTTGCATGAACGTGGCGACGAATTTCAATGCATCCTCTCTGGACTTCTGCggcttgcttctctgcagttTCTGCCAGTACAATCCCTCGTCCGTGGAAAAGAACCGCTTCCCCCGCCTCTGCGCAAGacgtcgctgcatgcgcacagaGGCGCTGGTGGGGACGACGCCTTCCACTGTGACTTTGTGTCTGACCTGAAACTGTCTCTGCGGCGAAGGCCGCGGCGCGGTTCGGACCGCGTCTTCAGCggacgcgtcttcttcgtcgaagCGAGCCATGTCGtacctctcttctttgccgaAGATATCTTCTCTCCATGCTTCTGCTGGCTCCAGTCCTGCGCTGGTCGAGGTCATGCGCGGCGACTCGCGTCTGCCTTCCGACTCGCGTTTGCCTTCCGACTCGCGTTTGCCTTCCGCGGGTGACGCGCGCTCCTGGACAGTCACCCATTTGTCGACGCAAACCTTGTCTCGCAAACGCCCCTCCAGGAACTCCACGTCACCCTGTGTGTGCAGACTCGCCTTGACGATGCGTCCGCGGTCGgtcggcgtctctgcctccacgAGCAGGCGGGGGTCTCCGCGAGCAGACGCAGCCGCTGGGGTGTGACGACCCAGCCGCGAAGGCCCCAGACGCTCGCGAGACAtcgaggcggcgaaggagaggacaggcgaagatcggaggagaaagaacacagGCGAAGATCggagcggagagaggcgagcgaTCCGCAGCAGTGGGGAGGCAAGGGGAAGTgaacagaggcgaaagagtgaagagaaaagcgcgACGAGGAACAGGGGAGTGCagaggagagcagcaggTCGAAGGAGGTGAAGCTAGGGGACGAAggacgaaagagaggggCGTaacgacgaaagagaggggaggaaggacgaaccgacagaaggaaaaaaggaaaaaaggaaggagagaaaggaggcgaaacgcgtggggaagaagagtagaaagaagaaagacaggaggGGGAGGCGGGGAAGgcaaggaagcgaagaaggagtgAAAATGACAGACgatggagaaaaggagagaggatgAAGGTGACGAGACggcagtcgagagagaagaacgcggtagagaagaagagttgaGCGGAGAAGGAGTTAAGGAGCAAGGagcaagaaagaaagagaactgGCGAAGGAGCTTGGAAGGAAGAATGGGGAGcaaaggggaagagaaaaggattCAGCCAGGGAATGGAGACGagtgaggaaagagaaacaagccGTTTGGTCCGGAGAAGACTCTCAATTTTTCGACTCCGGAGCGAGAAGGGTGCGGTCGCAGATGAGGAAGGCTGGAAGAGGAAGTGAccacaggaagaagagaaggaagaaccgAGTGgggaacgaagaaaggacAGGGAGGAAGGATGAAAACGATGGCTTGAAAATCGAACCTTGACGAATCGCTGGCCAGCCTGGCCTGAGGCAGACGCGCTCGCTCTCGGGGACAACGCACAGAGACGGGGCCTTCGCTTTTCCACTCTCACCGCACACCGAGGCAGCAGAGGTGAAGAGAAAATGAGGGGAGGAAGGCCTTCCGAAAACGCAAACTGCGAGCTGTCGCGGTGAAGCAGAATCGCGACGTCGAGACGAGCGCGCCTCCACTTGACTCTCGACTGCCGGACGACAAGCGacctcgcgtttcttcgatTGCTGCACGAAACGCGCGAAGAAAACCTTCGCccgagcgagaaagaaaagagcaacTCTGCGGAGCAGATGAATCGCAGAAAGACGCAGGACGCACGGATcaggaagtcgagaaactCGACAGCGTGGACAAGACCGCGCTCGCTGTGTCGGGCAGGAGCTCTTCTTTTGccgctctctcctgcctcgaCCTCGACGTTCGCCCgggaacgaagagagcgaggtcCTTGACCGGGCGCGTTTTTGAGAGAAGACGCCACAGAAAagctggaagagaaaaggaaagccgcgaggaaggagaaggaaaagcggaCATGTTTCgcaggaaaaaaagcgaggagaTCTCTCGACCAAGAGAGTCCTGCGCCTCTCGCCACGCACACTAAAAATGTGCTCGCGGCGGGCCGGCGGCCAGAGAAGAGTcagtcgcgtttctctcggcaGCTGCGGGCAAATTCAGTTCTCAGCGACGGTGTGTTGCACAAAGGACCCCGAGCACGCGgtcaagaagagaggaaagggagggaaacgcgagaaggaagacgagaaatccatggaaaaaggcgagaaacgcgtcgaAAAAGTATCGCGTCGCCTGGCCGTCCGCCGTGCCGCTCCACACGCGACGTGCTTGGCTTACGGCTTCCGTTCCACAGAGCGAAAGACTTTTTTCAACATCGTGGCGCGCATGAACCGCATGCCGCGCAGTCGCACAAACGTCCTGGTCCAGTTCTTTCAAAGTCTCTAAACTCAAAAGAGGTCGAAGAGGACGCTCTTCTCACAACAGTTACGTTTGCGCTCGTTCGCGGgtctctgaagagaaaagtcGAGGCTCACAGAACAACCTGTCTTCGAAGGAGTGGAACAGAaacttctctctgcacttgTCTGGCGTTTTCCCTTCGCAGCGTAGCGAAAGCTACGTTTAACCGGCACGTAAACGCAGCAGGTGCTCCGGCTGTCCGCGCATGGCACAGCTCCACACTTTTTTTCCACCGCACCCGTTCAGCGCAAGGAATTCGAGACTTTTGCCCAGGCTCCCCGGGAGTCGTTTTTGCCGAGGTCAAATGCCACGCAAGAAACCACCGGCGTTCgtccacagagacacacacttTGCAcgtggagaaatccagggAAACTCGCCTGGAAATGTCAATGACCGCAACCGAGAGGAGCTGAggggcagaggcagaagcccTCTGCGGTGGAAACAACGCAAGCAGTTCTTCTTTGACCTTGTGAGACTGGATTTAACAGACGTCAACGACACAAAAGGAAGTCTTCAATCCTAAATCAGCACGGTCACATGGAACGGACGACCGTGGCCAGGACTCACAGGCACTTTTTCGCTGACATCACCGCAGAGAAATAATCCGCGCACCGCCGCGCCGGACGCTTCTGGCGCTTTGTGGGTGCCCATCTGAGGCAGGCAACGAcgcaagaaacagaaaaagtgaACTCGTGGAAAGGACTCTTTTCAGAGCAAAGGGTGGCACGCACACTGCAcacctcctttctccgcaACTTGGGGAGGATACTACGTATCGAGTTAGGAAACAGGCCAAAACGCGCTGTTGCGAACTCTGCGGAGGATGCGATTTGCCGAACTGAGCATTAAAACGATCAATGCACAGTGGTACGCTCTAGAGCTGATCGGCAACAGTTGCCCTCCCTGCCATACTACCGGATCAGGATGGACGGTGCCGGGGGAGTACAcgctgctgctcctcctccCAACGGGGAGGGAGAGACCATGAGTACCCAGTAGATCCAAAGGACTGTTTTCCAGTGACTGTTCGCCAGAGAAGCGCGTAAAAGAGAAAGCAAGTTCACGCCTAGGTGGAAGTCTCTCTCGTGACTTGTCGCCACTGCTGCCGCAGGTGATGAGCCACGAGCAGGCACTTTGCTTTTGCCGCAAGAAAACTGAGAAGAACTGCAGACCTGAAGAAGGGCGTTCGACCCGTCAGTAGTAACTGGAAGAGCCCCTCTGCAAGGAACATGCGAGTGAAAACTCCGGTGAAACTTGCATCTCTTGTGAACACATTGAGTCGGCAACAAACGGATAAAAGTACCGAAGAACTTCGATTGCTGCAATCAAAGAGGGCCCGCCTCGTTACAGCGAGACACACAACGTGCGAGAAGCGTCGGCTTTTACTTTTTTGCGAGACATCCTGAGTCTTTTCCGAATGCTCGGCTGCGGGACTGGCGTCAACGCGACTGCGAAGTTTTTCGTTCTGCTCTGAACTTGTGGTGGTGCTTGACCGACCAGAGACAACCACCGTTCTCGTGCCTCCTGTGTGTCAAAGAACGCGGTGGATCTTTCTGCTCACCTCGTGAAGGTGATTTTtccactgaagaaacagTTCCTGTCGCAggcgtgtctgtctccgctttccAGCTGCTCCCTGCGTCGGGCGCGGAGACCGGTCTTCCGGATTTGTGACGATCTTTGCCAGGGAGGCTGATCTGTCGACGCCGCGACCCAGGAAggtctcccttccttctaCAGCGGCACATTTAGATTCTGCTTAGGGTAAAAGTGTTGAATCTCAGCGAACGAACCCGCGACCTTTCGGAGTTCTTCCTCAGCGTTTGACTTGAACGTAGTCTAGACGGAGTTTCGTCATCCGTCGtctcgacagcgagagaaaatcACCACTAAGAAGCGAGTACCATCGGTGTTTTGTCAGTTCGCGGGACTTTTCCGGATGGTTTTTCAGGCCCGACATTCCCCGCTTTCTGTGCAGGACACTGTAAGGgccgacacagagagaaacgtgaGCTGAGTCAGTGGACCTCGTTGAGGCATTACGCCCATCTGAACTTCTTTTTACGATTGCCTGCCGCCATCTTGGGTCTGCATTTCTCTTGCCTTGCGAACTCGAcagttctgcgtttctgacGACTGTCGACACTCTGTCTCGGGGGTTCCTCGAGCACACACCGAGAACCGTCGCGTTTGCCTCGCTCTGCGCTCACGGAGACATTCGTTCTTTTGTGCCCTCGTTGTGATGCTTCTACAAGCGCCTCCTTCGGATGAGCGAGAAGCGCACATGAGTGCAGGCGTTGAAACGACAGCTGAAGAAACGGTTTCCATCGTGCTGTTCGGATTTTTTGTCTCGCATCTGTCAAAGCGCCGTCGACGGAGTGGGTTTCCACTCTGTTGGGCTTCATCCCCCTGGCTTCAGGCCTGTTCCCTCCTGGACTCTCCCTTCggctctgtttctgtctcggctCCTTGTTATTATCTACACGGTTCGCCGACCCACCGCCTCAGAGGCGTGACTTGCCTGTGCAGACCCGCGACTTATGAAAAGCAAGAAAACTTGTCACTGAGGTCTCCTCTTTgatcttcctctgtctccggtcTGCCGCTTttcacacgcacacacaagAACGCGTTGGAGAGGATCGGTTTCTGGGTGTCAGCAGCCACTTGAgactttctttcttcacgaACTCGTACGCTCCTCTTTCCATGTCTCTCGCCCTGGCGACGAcacctcttctctcgtctgcttcgtttATCTCTAAAGTTCCGATTTTCTGCTCGACCTGCGGGAGCTCCGCGACGTTTTCCCTCtccaggagacgaagggcgCTCCTGCGTCAGAGACGAGCCTTCTGCGAGCGACTGTCGCGCGCCGAGGACATCTGGGgacttttgtttttttgccTCGACACCCTTGGACGGCctcctctccagagaaaagaggtgAGGACTCGCGGGGGGGCTGGCTGCCGCGCTTGCAGAGTCTCTGCCTTTCGCCCTCTTGAAGATTTCTCGGAACACTAAGCTCGGTTTCTTCGCTTTGAATCCGCCCaaacgcttttttctgcctcgagAAAACcggcgttttctctcggcttcgccCTCCTGTTGTTTCATTCCCTTACAATTCCTTGTGATTCCTTGTGATTCCTTGTGACTTTCACCTGCCCGCTTCTCCTGCCGCAGTGGCGCGCACACCACAGAGCAGCGCGAACAACCTCGCTGTCCTGTCTTtggccttcttccttcgcttctgccctTTTCCCcagcgtttttctctttgcctgtccctctcgtctttgcCTGTCgatttctccgttttttacTCGCTTTTCCGACctttttctcggctttcgcgtggaagaagaagccggcGGCCTGAGCTCGTATCGAGAGGTCTTCTCACGTCTTGCAGCCTCCTCAT encodes the following:
- a CDS encoding hypothetical protein (encoded by transcript TGME49_297190); this translates as MKQQEGEAERKRRFSRGRKKRLGGFKAKKPSLVFREIFKRAKGRDSASAAASPPASPHLFSLERRPSKGVEAKKQKSPDVLGARQSLAEGSSLTQERPSSPGEGKRRGAPAGRAENRNFRDKRSRREKRCRRQGERHGKRSVRVREERKSQVAADTQKPILSNAFLCVRVKSGRPETEEDQRGDLSDKFSCFS
- a CDS encoding hypothetical protein (encoded by transcript TGME49_297180) yields the protein MSRERLGPSRLGRHTPAAASARGDPRLLVEAETPTDRGRIVKASLHTQGDVEFLEGRLRDKVCVDKWVTVQERASPAEGKRESEGKRESEGRRESPRMTSTSAGLEPAEAWREDIFGKEERYDMARFDEEDASAEDAVRTAPRPSPQRQFQVRHKVTVEGVVPTSASVRMQRRLAQRRGKRFFSTDEGLYWQKLQRSKPQKSREDALKFVATFMQEGELLVNSVSMEEDPSVRLRRLAALRLLRNSPADRVPGSISGRLLIPYDHADVRELLRVSSFCSGEAWRVLEEIRRLLVLRKGRLFLASDRNATASRHCLAFLASLKKNLEAAARNLVRQGRLRRPSARLQQSEGRKRAPTLDRDEAWERREGLVREIRRTLSLAAAYSTKGKKQPVVYIQLAALKPSIVADFLTPAEVAVILTEVFQNLWTKFVEYSLRRRVRVSTAALVLDFSGLTEFELASSASHFLLSSLRDVVRAFAPLLIKKIIFYNSAKAGEFLWEALRPGVEHSCFFSFCSSEEDLETEIESERTMVYHTTGLANDMSLIAHRCPLYALYGPPLPPPDSLFPLRAPGFLPASAPASALQKSPLSRPKAGAFRQLFALLGAARVRLVPTAEDAETGGSNLPRAPFFRTAGESRERENAGLARGGEEDEETETLRRGDEEIQKTCREEEAKFWRGMNCFHDLVVEAARAKRIAERERQADVVESARQTRPAEAKPDEADEDAEELDLDSVDVIDPDANLGPSEESLECAAAAVAQDGDRVDLGKSHAERSFERIFTAQGDLEETLEGIGSPFENAWERSVQEAFDASVKAIREEHLPLSAARVELPRVSRPARTFPTPLDRVFRRPLYLHLSAEAGGNWERELLGADRAK